A region from the Candidatus Electrothrix scaldis genome encodes:
- a CDS encoding PAS domain S-box protein, giving the protein MQSESVPFYRRLRFSMMLTVLVLVTLISGTSILISYYVTGQKIERDVTTEFFNTESVANTCFELFKRQLSSISQGVADELALRQMQDRDGQQPLDELFRSLVGKKNVDALFLARPNGPVITSSAKDLALAALLSRHQTVQGQMATGQSFSTIVQVASGPGTEQMEKKRFYMVAAVPLRSLSSSQGFFVVSCDLMDSSFLLRFPIYSHMDITLVSENTVIATTLSPQYLHQAGDTYPYLKSSILLPGAIELIHESSFFKEKMYVKIKYIPGMENSTSNFIVFSHPSRLVLATKKEFGQHFIIILFVGLCCSIMLIFFITGSVLNPIKELKQLVHKISEGDLSNRIESNVTNEFTPLINQFNNMLNLIQRKDEELWDIVEAKTTELRQRNVFIDNLLRSSQVMGIVATDMNLVVTYFNPVAEKLFGFKAEEVIGQKVTEFHPQIKNREDQFNSLIDNALRKGSHTFTVGTSNFPYDTTGELTIEGGGERKDQRIIEVYLSPIKAKSEQGREIASGLMLMAQDITAARRMDERLHSALAELKVILDNTMLGLILVQDERVIRVNTTFESMFGYSFDEIVEMPWSDFRTAIFAGKEAECWDGSGRMFSMVKKTEPGMKEQQPFWSKVRQVSIDSDRHKESKRELYLFEDMSSQNEMFEKIQRLSQAVEQSSNSVVITSTDGIIEYVNRTFVTTTGYHAYEIIGQSLEILAPSQAEADVYKKMWLAVRAGEEWTGELVNKKKDGVRYEENVVASPIRNEENEITHIIVTKENITDLKKARQQADSANKAKSEFLANMSHEIRTPMNSIIGMTELLLDTELYPEQKGYVENVNSSASVLLSLINDILDFSKIEAGKLELDYRPFKPRELAEEVVGTLKILAEQKGIDLRLDIIQDDDCYPLGDSLRIRQVLLNLLGNAIKFTHQGNVTLEVSIRSTHANYCSASFTISDTGIGISQDQQENIFANFTQADSSITRDFGGTGLGLAISNRLLQMMGSEIYLKSTLGVGSVFSFNLLLEEAKHPVRDTEQQQEMIGSSIRSLDILLVEDNPANQRLAVIILEKQDQKVTVANNGLEALSYLSRQHFDLIFMDMQMPVMDGLTSTRYIRQVEQGVAIDLPELDAVSDQLHDRLVGGHVYIVAVTANAMYEDRKQCLEAGMDEYLSKPYKKYSLLKVLYNFDEKHAAQLSSQPEKEEEKTVAVLWDDVLQHLMKHFELETEDAETVLVTYAESLAQGLIDLRKHMENGEGTEGGRQAHAMKGGLLNLGLNQLAESAFTLEKELPQGIETKHFDLLEKLAESLKGLTTTT; this is encoded by the coding sequence ATGCAAAGCGAAAGCGTTCCCTTTTACAGACGGCTCCGTTTCAGCATGATGCTTACCGTGTTGGTTCTGGTTACGTTAATCAGCGGAACCAGTATCCTGATAAGTTATTATGTGACTGGTCAGAAAATAGAAAGGGACGTTACAACAGAGTTTTTTAATACTGAGAGTGTAGCAAATACATGTTTTGAGCTGTTTAAACGCCAGCTTTCTTCTATCTCTCAAGGTGTAGCAGATGAACTGGCTCTCCGCCAGATGCAGGATAGGGATGGGCAACAACCTTTGGATGAGTTATTTCGTTCGCTGGTAGGGAAGAAAAATGTTGATGCGCTTTTTCTTGCCCGTCCCAATGGTCCGGTTATTACCTCGTCTGCTAAGGATCTGGCCCTTGCAGCACTTCTGTCCCGGCATCAGACTGTTCAGGGGCAAATGGCTACGGGACAATCGTTCAGTACTATCGTGCAGGTTGCCTCTGGCCCAGGTACTGAACAGATGGAGAAAAAACGTTTTTATATGGTTGCCGCTGTTCCTCTCCGCTCGCTCTCTTCTTCTCAGGGTTTTTTCGTGGTGAGCTGCGACCTTATGGATAGTTCGTTTTTGCTCCGCTTTCCAATATATTCCCATATGGATATAACCCTGGTGAGTGAGAATACTGTTATTGCAACCACTCTTTCGCCGCAATATCTTCATCAGGCAGGGGATACATATCCTTATTTAAAATCATCTATATTACTTCCCGGGGCAATTGAGCTCATCCATGAAAGCTCTTTTTTTAAAGAGAAGATGTATGTGAAGATCAAATATATTCCTGGGATGGAAAATAGCACCAGTAATTTTATCGTTTTTTCTCATCCCTCCAGGCTTGTTCTGGCCACCAAAAAGGAATTTGGTCAACATTTTATTATTATCCTTTTTGTAGGGCTCTGTTGTTCCATTATGCTGATTTTCTTTATCACGGGCTCGGTTCTTAATCCTATAAAAGAATTGAAGCAGCTCGTGCATAAAATCAGTGAGGGCGATTTAAGCAACAGGATTGAGTCTAATGTCACGAATGAGTTTACTCCGCTGATCAATCAATTCAATAATATGCTGAATTTGATTCAGCGCAAAGATGAAGAGTTGTGGGATATCGTTGAGGCGAAGACGACTGAGCTTCGACAACGGAATGTTTTTATAGATAATCTCTTGCGCTCTTCCCAGGTGATGGGCATCGTGGCCACGGATATGAATCTGGTAGTGACCTATTTTAATCCGGTTGCGGAAAAACTCTTTGGGTTTAAGGCTGAGGAGGTTATTGGCCAAAAGGTCACGGAGTTTCATCCCCAAATAAAAAATCGTGAGGATCAGTTTAATAGTCTCATTGATAACGCTCTGCGCAAAGGCTCTCATACCTTTACTGTTGGGACGTCGAATTTTCCCTATGATACAACAGGTGAGCTGACAATCGAGGGGGGGGGAGAAAGAAAGGATCAGCGTATTATTGAAGTCTATCTTTCTCCTATCAAAGCAAAGAGTGAGCAAGGCAGGGAGATCGCCAGCGGGCTCATGTTAATGGCTCAGGATATCACTGCTGCCCGGCGGATGGACGAGCGTCTCCATTCTGCATTGGCGGAATTAAAGGTGATTCTCGATAATACTATGCTTGGACTTATCCTGGTCCAGGACGAACGTGTCATTCGGGTGAATACAACCTTTGAGAGTATGTTCGGCTATTCTTTTGACGAGATAGTGGAAATGCCTTGGTCTGATTTTCGAACAGCGATTTTTGCCGGAAAAGAAGCGGAATGTTGGGACGGTAGTGGCCGGATGTTCTCTATGGTAAAAAAGACTGAACCGGGTATGAAGGAACAGCAGCCTTTCTGGAGCAAGGTTCGACAGGTCTCTATTGACAGTGACAGGCATAAGGAAAGTAAAAGAGAGCTGTACCTTTTTGAGGATATGAGCAGCCAAAATGAGATGTTTGAGAAGATACAACGTCTCAGTCAGGCTGTAGAACAGAGCTCGAATTCGGTTGTTATTACCAGTACCGATGGCATTATTGAGTACGTCAATCGAACCTTTGTCACTACAACCGGGTATCATGCCTATGAGATTATCGGCCAGAGCCTGGAAATCTTAGCCCCCAGTCAGGCTGAAGCTGATGTGTATAAAAAAATGTGGTTAGCTGTCCGGGCTGGTGAAGAGTGGACAGGTGAATTGGTTAATAAAAAGAAAGATGGCGTTCGCTATGAGGAAAATGTTGTTGCCTCTCCTATTCGTAATGAAGAGAATGAAATAACGCATATTATTGTTACGAAAGAAAATATAACCGATCTGAAAAAAGCCCGGCAGCAGGCAGACAGTGCGAATAAGGCCAAGAGTGAGTTTCTTGCCAATATGAGCCATGAAATTCGTACGCCTATGAATTCCATCATAGGAATGACCGAGCTCCTACTTGATACGGAATTATATCCTGAACAAAAAGGATATGTTGAGAATGTAAACAGCTCGGCTAGTGTCCTTTTGTCACTTATAAATGACATTTTAGATTTTTCAAAGATTGAGGCAGGAAAATTGGAACTTGATTATCGTCCTTTCAAACCCAGGGAGCTTGCTGAGGAGGTTGTTGGGACATTGAAAATACTGGCGGAGCAGAAGGGGATTGATCTCCGTCTGGATATTATTCAGGATGACGACTGCTATCCTTTAGGAGACTCTTTACGCATCAGACAGGTTTTGTTAAACCTGCTGGGGAATGCTATTAAATTTACCCATCAGGGGAATGTGACGCTTGAAGTAAGTATTCGTTCCACTCATGCCAATTATTGCTCTGCGAGTTTCACGATCAGCGATACTGGTATAGGTATCTCTCAGGACCAGCAAGAAAATATTTTTGCTAACTTCACTCAGGCTGACAGCTCAATAACCCGAGATTTTGGAGGAACTGGTCTGGGATTGGCTATAAGTAATCGTCTCCTCCAGATGATGGGAAGTGAAATTTACCTGAAGAGTACCTTAGGAGTTGGAAGTGTTTTTTCTTTCAATCTCCTCTTAGAAGAAGCAAAACACCCGGTGCGTGATACCGAGCAACAACAGGAAATGATTGGTTCCTCTATACGGAGCCTTGATATTCTTCTTGTCGAAGATAATCCGGCAAATCAGCGTTTGGCCGTAATAATTCTTGAAAAACAAGACCAGAAGGTTACGGTAGCTAATAATGGACTTGAGGCCCTCTCCTATTTAAGTCGCCAACATTTTGATCTTATCTTTATGGATATGCAGATGCCGGTTATGGATGGTTTGACATCAACCCGTTATATACGGCAGGTTGAACAAGGAGTAGCCATTGATTTGCCGGAGCTGGATGCTGTTTCAGATCAGTTGCATGACCGGCTGGTAGGCGGGCATGTCTATATTGTTGCGGTAACTGCCAATGCTATGTATGAGGACAGAAAGCAGTGCCTTGAGGCAGGAATGGATGAGTATCTGAGTAAACCGTATAAAAAGTATTCTCTTTTGAAGGTATTATATAATTTTGATGAAAAGCATGCTGCCCAGCTTTCTTCCCAGCCAGAAAAAGAGGAAGAAAAAACAGTAGCTGTTTTGTGGGACGACGTGTTGCAACACCTGATGAAGCATTTTGAGCTGGAAACAGAAGATGCTGAAACTGTCCTTGTTACTTATGCTGAATCTCTTGCGCAAGGGCTTATTGACCTGAGGAAGCATATGGAGAATGGCGAGGGAACTGAAGGAGGTCGTCAGGCCCATGCCATGAAAGGTGGATTGCTTAATCTTGGATTGAATCAGCTTGCAGAAAGCGCATTTACTCTTGAAAAAGAGCTGCCTCAGGGAATAGAAACAAAACATTTTGATCTGCTGGAAAAACTTGCTGAGTCTCTGAAGGGGCTCACGACCACGACATAA
- a CDS encoding bacteriohemerythrin gives MLYTWKNEYSVGVSRFDNHHKKLFDIANQLHEMMKSGKGAEVIEPTLRELIDYTKYHLDEEEKAMERIAYSGISSHKRAHSIFTEKLNGALVEIEKGRAQFVVVKVSKTVIDWLIDHIFVVDQKYTAEMNAAGIS, from the coding sequence ATGCTTTATACTTGGAAAAATGAATACAGCGTAGGGGTTTCACGGTTTGACAATCATCATAAAAAGCTTTTCGATATCGCCAATCAGCTACATGAAATGATGAAAAGTGGTAAAGGGGCGGAAGTTATTGAGCCTACGCTTAGGGAGTTGATTGATTATACGAAATATCATCTTGATGAAGAAGAAAAGGCAATGGAAAGAATTGCCTACTCCGGTATCTCTTCTCATAAGAGGGCTCATTCTATTTTTACTGAGAAATTGAATGGAGCTTTAGTTGAAATAGAAAAAGGCCGTGCCCAGTTCGTCGTTGTTAAGGTCTCAAAAACGGTTATTGACTGGTTGATTGATCATATCTTTGTTGTCGATCAGAAATATACTGCGGAGATGAACGCAGCAGGGATAAGTTAA